The genomic segment GGCCACATGACTCTCTTCCCTACTCCTATGACCAGGTGTTCTGGAACTTGGGGTCAGAGAGAATTTGGTTCTAATCCCAGCCTTGCCACTCGAGCGGGCAAGCCGCACCGCCTTACTGGCTCTCAGTGTCCAGCATTCAACTGAAAGTGCAGTTACGTCCACCTTGTACCGTTCAGGAGGACAACTGAAGCCAAAATGAGGAGcagagggctgggcaggacccCAGTTTGGAACGTCGTTTCCAGACCCACTGGTTCCCTCTCTTGCCATCCCCTCAGAGTACGTCACAGCGCACTGGTGTGAGGACAGCTTCTTCGGGTGCCAGTACCTGAATGGTGTCAACCCTGTCATGCTCCATTGCCTCTCCAGCTTGCCAAGCAAGCTGCCTGTCACCAATGACATGGTGGCACCTTTGCTGGGACCAGGCACCTGCCTACAAACAGAGCTAGAGGTGGGTGAGGGTCTCGGCAGCGGGGCCCAACAGGAGGGAGGCAGGTGGGTTGCCGTTATGCACCAGGACTGTATGTGGAGGGTAGAGGCGGAATGGTCCAGGTCTGTGGGCCCCACCCACAGGGCACTCCTGTCTACCTTTCAAGAACAGATACGGAGGAGGGCCAGGTGGGACTTGGGATGGTCTGAGGCCTGTTTTAGGGTCTCAGCGATCCGAAGTGTTGAAGCCAAAGATGGTTGCTTTAGGGCAGGCCAGTAGGAACAATTACAAAGAACGAGGAACTCTGAGGATTGGAGTAGATGACAACCTAGTCTCTCTGTGACAGCCAAACCCTCAGACATTCTCCGAAGCTGGGGCAGTGGCTGACAAGCTCATTGTGTATTGACTTTCCTGTTGTTGGATACACTGAGGTCAGATCTCAGGAGGGGATTCCTTCTGAGCTGAGGGAGTAGGGTGGACGAGGTATTgggggaggagcagaggaagTTGGCTTGTCCAAGCCCAGAGGCCAGGTGAGGGATTACACAACGACAGACTCATCTAGACCTCATTCCGGACATTCTGGGAAGGGTGCGGTACCGAGCGTTGGCCATTAGCGCAGGCAGCAAGAATTGCTGAATCTCGACGTGGGGACCTCAGCTCCTCCGTGttgcagagaacagagaggaaaaaaagggaCACGGGGCGGGGGGCTAGTTAAGACTCTGTGTGCCTTCTGTAGAGGGGGCACATTTTCCTAGCGGATTACTGGATCCTGGCGGAGGCCCCTGTCCATTGCGTAAACGGCCGCCCACAGTACGTAGCCGCTCCGCTTTGCCTGCTGTGGCTCAACCCACAGGGGGTGCTGCTGCCGCTGGCCATCCAGGTGAGCCTGGGGGCGAGACTTTAGGGGGTGGAGCCTCAGGCTAATAGGCTTGAGTCACACCCCTTACTACTGTCTTACACAGCTCAGCCAGACACCGGGACCAGAGAGCCCCATCTTTCTGCCCACTGACTGCGAGTTGGACTGGCTGCTGGCCAAGACGTGGGTGCGCAACTCTGAGTTCTTGGTGCACGAGAACAACACGCACTTTCTGTGCACGCATTTGCTAAACGAGGCCTTCTCCATGGCCACACTGCGTCAGCTACCTCTATGTCATCCAATCTACAAGGTCCGCGGGACGCAGGGGCAGGACTAAAGGGGGCGGGGCCTGCAGGCCTTCCCGGACCTTCGACTCACGAGTGACCTCGTtcctctctcagctcctgcttcccCACACTCGATACACGCTGCAGGTGAACACCATCGCAAGAGCCACGTTTCTCAACCCAGAAGGCCTCGTGGACACGGTGCAGCCTCCCCGCCACAACCATAACCCCGCCCCTAAGTGTGCTTTGCCCCGCCCACAAGTCTTGCTCTGGCTCCCAAGACCCTTGTGTAATCTTTTCCTGCCTCTTCCCATAAGCTGCGTCTCTTTGCACATCTCCTGTTTGCCCCTCCCCTAAGCCTTGACCCAGCTGGCCAATCCCATCCGTGGGCTACACACCCTCAAAAGTAGGTTCAGTGGGCACGTCCTTAGCTCAGCACTGCTTGCTCCTAGTTGATCCTGAGATCTCATCTCTCCTGCGTTGTCATTCCTGTAGTTATCAATACCTCAAGGTCCCCTCCCACGCACACTGTAGGTCCTCAGTCCGCGAAGCCTGCATTAGGCAGGTCCGTGTGAGTGTTTGATTCGTGGTCCTTGACTGCTTGATAAATCACACGTGCTGCTCCCTGAGTCCCAGCTGGTCTCCGGACACTGTAGGTGGGGGTGTGAGCCAGCTTGGAAACTCCAGCTGTGTGCTGTGTCCCTAGGTCACGTCCATCGGTCGGCGCGGCCTCATCTACCTCATGAGCACAGGGCTGGCCCACTTCACCTACACGGATTTTTGCCTTCCGGATAGCCTACGGGCTCGCGGCGTCCTGAACATCCCCAACTACCACTACCGGGACGATGGCCTGAAGATCTGGGCGGCTATTGAGAGGTGTGGGGACCCTCAGGTCCTTCCAGCCACCAAGGTCTCCGGGCCCAGGGGGCAGCGTGGGCTCCTGTGTTCATGCCAGTTGGAGCTCTTGAGTCTTTAGGAGTTCTCAGATTCCACCCAGCATAAGACACTCTCAAGAGTGGGAACTGGCAGACAGGTTCCCTGTGAGATAGCCGCTGACTGTGAGCtgcaggggaggaagggaaggggcacCTTGTCCATAGGAGTCAGAGGATCAGGGCTTGTTGAGACAATCACGTGCAGAACAAGGTGGACTCCTCTTCATTGCCTCCCTGGAGGAGACCCAAAACCTCCTTGGtttaggaggaggggactgaaggGGAGCCTGGGCAGTGGTTCCAGCCAGATCTAGGGGTCCCACTGAACTCACCTGCCTTTGGGGGACTCCTCCTAAGGCCATCTGCCTCGCCCTCCCTGAATGTCAGTGGGCCTCAATGTCTGGCCTTGGCCTAGGCCCACACTCACTCCAGGGGTCCCAGCATTTTTTTCTTGCAGGTTTGTCTCAGAGATCGTGAGCTACTATTACCCCAGCGATGCCTCGGTGCTTCAGGATTCTGAGCTGCAGGCCTGGGTGGGTGAGATTTTTACTCAGGGATTCCTCGGCCGGGAGAATTCAGGTATTCCTCTTTGTCCTCATCCACACCACTCACAAGCTCTTGCTGATCCAATTCTCATCCTCATCTATCTACCTGTCCACCATAAACAGTTCTTATTACTGAATCCAtactatgtattttttaaattttatttattatgtatacaatgttctgtctgcacaccagaagagggcaccagatcttattacagatggttgtgagccaccatgtggttgctgagaattgaactcaggacctttggaagagcagccagtgctcttaacctctgagccatctcagcagcctgaAATCCATACTATTAAATTACATTTAACGtgttgctggggactgaacccaaggcctcactcATATTAAGCCTTAGCACCTCCCTGTCTTCTGGCATGGCTCctctcagtttctgttccttaaACGCAGTGACAAGCAGATGTCCCAcaccacccttccttccttagtaTTCTCTCAGTCCCAGGGAAGATGAGACCTCTTGCTTCCCGGTGGTCCTAACTCTCGGCCATCCTGGCTCTGAGACTCCTTTCTATACATCCCAATGGTAGAGTTCCTGGTTCAGAAAGCCAGCATTGCCTTTTCaaaatgattctctctctctctctctctctctctctctctctctctctctctctctctctctctctctctctcattgttttgagataggatctcactatatagtccttactggcctggaaccaggctggcctcaaactcacaagctcagtctgcctcaacctcttgagtgctgggactaaaggcctgtgccactgtgaccagctgttttcattttttaaatcttttaattacattttttgtttgttttgtgtgtataggGCATACAACAGTGCATGCGTAGATAACttagtctgttctctctttccgcTGCATggatgggtcccagggattgaattcagggcaTCAGGTTAGgcaccaagtgcctttacccactgagctttcTGTCTGGGTTGTATTAAAGTGGCTGGAATGCCCACCCACCATTTACCTTGGCCTGAATCTTCTCAGTAGGGATGTGGCTTTCAGCCGACTAATTGCTCCTGGTCTATCTGGGGAGATCCAAGGAAGAGGGTAGTTTCAAGTCACCTCCAAATAGAGCAGCTACTGCAGTCCTATCCAGAAGGACTttgtgcttttgttgttgttggtggtggtgttttttgttttttgtttttttgtttttcgagacagagtttctctgtgtagttttggtgcctgtcttggatcttgctctgtagaccaggctgccctctaactcacagagatctccctggctttgcctcccaagtgctaggattaaaggtgtgcgccaccaccacccagcaactttGTACTTTTTTATCTTTTAGACAATATTTTTCAAACATAGAGGACAGTAGAGTCCACCTTAGTGAACACTCCTTTACCTTCCTACCAGATTCTACAGTATTTTGCCACATTTGATTAATCTGTTGCTTTTATTTCTGGAGTTTGTTTGATTTGGACagcatcttgctatgtagccctaactggcctggaactccataggtagaccaggctagcccaggCCTTCaatttgcagagatctgcctgcctctgtgccctacggaatactggaattaaaggcatgtgccaccacacctggcccacagTTCCATTTTGATAACTTTTTGTAGTTCTGGAGCTCAAACCCAGGGGTTCCTACATGGTAGATAAGtgttgtaccactgagctatatacgCTTAGCCCTACACTTACCAAAATCGTCAGCACTCAGCAATGTCACCCTCACATCTAGTCCATAGCCACACTTccccatttttctctgttttcctccaTTGATCCAACTGGGATAGGAGCCAACCAAGgaccacattttatttaaactttaaagattCTTTTAACTGAAAGCAGCATTTtgtggagttttttgttgtttgttttgttttgttgacaaggtctcactatagtccatactggcttggaactctgtatgaagaccaggctggcctcagactctcagagatctgcctgccctttCCTACCTAGtgttaggactaaaggcatgcaccacacgcCTGGCCCCCTGCTTTTCATAGTCACACAACACGCAGTTACAGAAAAGCCCAGGCTCACGCTGGACAAGGTGTCACCTTCGAATTTATTTCATATGTGACCCATCTTGTCCCTGTCTTGTGTGGTTTTGATAAATGGGAAGGAATGTATACAGGTTGCACATTTTTGGCAAGAATACTTCTCAGGTGATGCTGTGTTCTGTGCTTTGCATCATATTGAGAGACGCCTGATGTCAGCTTGTCTCGACATTAACAAGGCCAGGAGTGATTTCTAGGTTAAGGTGATGACAGCTAGATCTGTCTCGGATATTTTAAAGGGTGACCTTTCCCTGTGTTTTGCAAACCCACTGTTAATCAGGATCCTGGCTGCTTCGTTTCGCCAGGCTTATTTGTTTCCTGTTTAAGACTCAAATTGAGATTTGATTACTGCTGGGTCAGTTCCCCTCTGTATTAAACTTGTCTATGAGTCTACACACTCCAACGTTCTTCAGATTGACAACAGCTCTTCCAACCAGTACAAACTTACTCTGGATTTTAATTTAAAGCTTAAACATATTTGTTAAGCTGTCAGGGACTTGGGCTTACATATTCCAGGGGGCGGGGCCAGGAGGGGGCGCGGGGTTGTGGGGACTTCTTTATTCCCAACTTCCAAACTTAGATGATCGACTATGATGGAAAGTTCAGAGAATCCCGACCCACTCCGGCCTAGTGACTGGTCCTCAGTCCTGGTCCTCCTGTGCTCAGTCTGACTCTAGACCTCTGAGTGCTCTTTGGCTCATACTCCCTTCTGTCTTCCTGGACCAGCTGGATGGTTCATCTTTTATTGTCTGCATGGTTTCTCATCATCAGCACCCTAGTTCCAGATCAGGGATTCTGCATTGTGCCGGCTGCTTGTCCAtcggtttcccctcccccagcctcttgAGGCTCACTCATTAAGCCTGaggatcacacacacacccctaccccccccccccaagccctgCAGCCGGCAGTCCTCAGAAACATTGAAGAAACCCATGTCCCCCTGCTCTACCACAGCCTTAGCATCAATCGGGTCCCCACCCAGCCCCCTCACCCTCCTCATCCGGTGCCTTGCCACTCCTGTTCCTTACTATCTCATCTACTCACTTTACTCAACCAATAATTACAGGGCtcttaatatttattaagtatcGTTCTAGATGCTGGGGTTTAGCAGTGACCAAATAGACaaaatttgtgttcttttttgtttgtttgttttttggttttttcaagacagggtttctctgtgtagccctgcctatcTTGAAACTtgttctatagcccaggctacccacaaattcacagaaatcctcctgcctctgcctcctaagtgttgggattaaaggtatggccCCCTGCCCCACCACTCAGCAAAACTTCTTTTCTTAATGGAGCTTACCATGCTTTGGGGGGAGACAGAAATGGTCAACAAATATGTCAGATGGCTATGAATGTTGGGAAGAAAACCAGAACCTCATTAGGGAAAATATTTCATATAGATAGCCAAAGAAAGACAGACTGAGGAGCTAGAGCTCAGAAACATTGGGTGGAGATCTCATGGGATTGAGGATACTCATTGTGTGGATTTGGGATGAGAATACTCAGGCAGTGGTAGGGtaggtgcaaaggccctggggtctGGCTATACCAGTGTGTTTGAGGAATATCACAAAGACTATGTAGCTGGAGTAGAGTAagcaaagggaagaaaggagcagGTAAAGTGAGCCACAGGGGAACTCTTTAGAAGGTTCTAGTGAAAGGTGACATcacctgatgtgtgtgtgtgtgtgtgtgtgtgtgtgtgtgtgtgtgtgtgtgtgtgatggggatcTAATTCAGGGCCTTGTATGTGCTATACTTTCCTCCTCCACCTGATTTAGCCCCACAAAGGAAAAGGATGGAAGTGACGGGAGAGATGTTGGTGACGGGAGAGATGTCAGTGACGGGAAAACATGGCGGACAGGAATGACGGGCCTCTGGAAGTCTTTGCTGATAGCTACAATGGCAGATAAGAGGAGGCATGAGCACACAGATTTGATCTGAGCAACTGGATAAAGAATATAGTTGGCCGGCCAGACAtggtgtctttaatcccagcacatgggaggcagaggcaggtagatagatctccatgggtttgaggccactctggtctacagagtgagttctaggttccaggacatctagggttACATACAGaccttgtttttttaaataaataaatgaatataaaaagcTGGTTGAGCCtgagcctttaattctagcactcaggaggcagaggcaggcagatctctagttcaaggccagcctggtcggcaaagcaagttccaggacagcctgagttgttacatagagaaaccctgtcttgaaaaaacaaaaacaaaaaaaaaaagtgcagttgTCCCTTAGCATCTGAGAGGgatcagttacacacacacacacacacacacacacactgctagtACCAAAATTCATGCTCTCCCCCCTGGGatgtttgttttctccttaaGACACACATTGGGGTTTAGCTATTACTGGTTCAACTCTCCTGTCTCGCTTTAGTAAGCTGTGATTTCATTCCTCAGTGCAAGGGAGTAAAGCCATGGACTTGGATGAGGTCTGTGTGGTACAAAGAAAGCAAGATGGAGGACTGAGCTCAGCCTGACAATGTTCTCTTCTGCTAGTCACTTACTTACTGATCTATTTGTTTCAAGACATGGTCTCATATATTTCAGGTTGGCCTTAAGCTCAAtaagtagccaaggataaccttgaactagTCTTCCTACTTCCACTCTGgaatacataagaaaaaaaaaagaaagaaaagaaaagaaagaaagaaaaaaaaagaagaaaagaaaaagggtcgggcagtggtgcacacctttaatcccagcacttgggaggcagagccaggcggatctctgtgagttcgagggcagcctagtctacagggcaagatccaggacaggcaccaaaactacatagagaagctttgtctggaaaaacaaaaacaacaacaacaaaaagacacacTACCGATTAAGCCATGCCCTCAGCCCTTCTGCGttatctttttaaatgattttttttattgttctacttattatttttattacatttatttattttgtctgtgcatgcatgtgatgcataaGTGTGAGTAAAGACGTGCACATCATGCCATAAATGTGAGGTCAAGAAGACgacttgagccgggcggtggtgtcgcacgcctttaatcccagcactcgggaggcagaggcaggtggatctttgtgagttcgaggccagcctggtctacagagcgagatccaggaaaaggtgcaaagctacacagagaaaccctgtctcaaataaaaaaaaaaaaaaaaaagaagacgacttgaaggagttggttctttcctttcacgATGTGTGGCCCCCTGGGGTCAAACTCAAGTTTTCAGGCTTGGTTAACATGGTCCTTCACCATTTGGCtggccctttttttttgtttgtttgtttgtttttgagatgagatTTCACTGCAGTGCTCAATCAGCTTTGAACTCCTAGGTTCAAGcagccctgcctcaacttcccccaAATCTGGGACTGTAGATGCAGACCTCTGCACTTGGCCTCTGTCAACTTTCTTTATTTAAATCTCACCTATGCCTCAACCAGGGAGGTGGGGCGGGGCGGGTGGGGGGGTTCGGGTGGGGGTGGAGAACACAGGGACTCCTCTTCCTGGGATGATGTGGTCCTAGCTCCTATTTCTGTCCTGTGCGTCTTCCCTAGGATCCAGACTCTTCCTTTAATCTCCCTTTCAGCCTTCCTCACTGCACTTTCCAGTAACATGCTCTTCTGCTAAGCCAGGCAGAGGATGCCTTCCTGGTGGTGTCTTGCGTGGATGTTGGTAACATGAGTTGAACTAATTCTTCAAGTTGCTAATATAGGCTAGAGATGGATGTAGAGATGGAAGCGCCTTCCAAGTTAGAGAGAGGCAGTTGGGTGCTGGGCTCTGTCAGGAGTCTGGTTTTTCATCATTTTCTAGTCTAGCAACCAGATCCTATCCTGACCCCCTTTAAAGACCAGAGCCCTTGGTGGTGGCCACCTCAGCACTAATTTTAGTGTCCAGATAGCTGTAGCCCATGTTTAGCCCTTAATCCTTCACTCTCCCATAGTGTGAGCCCCTATACTGAGAAACCCCAGGGAACCCAGCGCCTCCCAATCCACATCCacaccctcttcctttcttctccacacCCAGGCTTCCCAAGCAGGCTGTGCACTCCAGGAGAGCTTGTGAAGTATCTCACTGCAATCATCTTTAACTGCTCCGCCCAGCACGCTGCAGTCAATAGTGGGCAGGTAAGGCTGGGGAGAGCAGGCCTAGGGGCACTGGGCCACCCAAGGTGTTAAGTTCCAAAGGTGTATTAGGCTTGGCAATGGACTTGAGGTCAGAGTTCTGGTTGAGTGAATGGGTGGGTCAGGGTTGGGGTGGGATTATGACCATTAGGGTTGGAGTGGCGACTGGGTGGAGGGAAGGGCTAGCGTtgagtgatggctgggtggagctGCATCCAGAGTGACAATGGGGACTCTGGGGAGCTTATATTGGGAATAGAACTTGACCTTGGCAAGAACTGGCTACACAGAGCATCACGTTGCTCCAAGGCATGCCAGCCCAAGGCCTTTGTCCAGGATTACCTCCTCTCTGGGTTCTCCTCCCTCCGGGGTGACTCATTCTACCCAGTCTTGGAACACTGGGTGGAGAATGACGGGGTGAGCTGGGCTTATGGCCCACTTCTTGGACTTTGCATAGTCTTCTCACTTCTAAACTTAGAGATCTGGGATGGTAGAGGCAGGATCAGGAATGATAGGATGCTTATGCTCATCCAATTGGGGTGCTGGGGGTCTCTCCACAGCATGACTTTGGGGCCTGGATGCCCAATGCCCCATCAACTATGAGGCAGCCCCCTCCTCAGACTAAGGGGACTACAACAATGAAGAGTTACCTAGACACCCTCCCAGAAGTGAACACCACCTGCAGCAGCCTTCTCCTCTTCTGGTTGATCAGTCAGGAGCCCAAAGACcaggtgtgtgcatggaggtgtggGGCAGAGGTTGGGCATTGCGGGGCCTAGGCCATGgagtgctctggaggcagagggttGAAGGCTGATTGCTGGGATTAGTGTCCACTGCTCAGACGCCGTGAGAGTCCTTTTGTCTTCACAGGAAATGATACTTGATCTCCAAGGACACACATAGAAGCAAATGCCCTTTAGCGACTAGGTTATAACTTCTATGTGATTTAcaagtcatccatccatccatccatccatccatccatccatccatccaatcacTCATTCATCCACCAACCACTCATTGATCCACCCAAGCATTAAACATGGGGTTCCTCCCACATGTCAGCATAGTGCTTGATGCTAGGTATATAAGGTTGAAtgagaccccccacccccaccctcttgACACCTTCATGTGACATACAGGTGAATGAAGAGGGACATCAGAGTATTGTTGGAAGTACTCCTGTATTAATCCTCCATTCAAGATCTCTTCCTGAGCACTCATGGTGTACCAGGCATTGGTGGGAAGCAACGCATATTGTTAAGTACTGGGATAGAGGCAAGGATAGAGCCTTGTGAAACCCAAGAAAGCTTCATGGAGTAGGTGACATGCAAGCTGAAACCTGTGGGACAAGTAGGAGTTTGGCAGGCAGAGGAGGGCCAACGTTGGTTTCTAGGCAAAGGGAGGGACACCCAGGAGTGGAAGGGAGAGTCTCGTGTGTTCTTATGAtcactgaggctcagggaagtgACACGGCAGGGCAGGGTGAAGGGTAAGGTGGGACTTTACATAGTATTTATTCAGAGGACAATGAGGCCACTCAAGGCTTTTAAACGAGAAGGGACATGACTGAATTTGTTTCAGCAAGGGTGTTCGACTGGCTGTGTCAGTGGCTGAGAGGGATAGGTTTGGAGAGAGGAGGTGAGGCAGCTAAGGAGTTGAGGCTAAAGTGAGCAGCGATTGAATCATCGGTTACCATCATGGCCATTCACATATTGCCTTGTCCCATCACGCCACTCTGACTTCTTGATCTTGCCTCCAAGCCAGGGTCACACGTCACCTGTGAACGCCCTCATTTCTCATGGTTGGCTTTGTGTGGGTAGAAAtatggcagatttttttttttaatctctctagcaacttttttctttctttaaatttttattctttgttttgttttgctttttggttttttgtttttgtttttcgagaaagagtctctttatgtagtcctggctgtcctggagctcacagagtagtccaggttggcctgtaccttacagagatcctcctgcctctgtgtcccaagtgctggattaaagctGTGTACCACAACtcctgtgtcttctttttttttttttttttttttttttttttttttttttttttgaggatcaGGAGAGATACCTCAGTAGTTAGAACCTTttttgctcctccagaggactcaagtttggtttttagcacccacatggaagctaacaactgtctgtaactccagttccaggggatccaacatcctttctggcctctgtgggcactaaaCATTCTtgtgttatatacatacatgcatgtaggcaaaagcactcatacatataaaataaacacgattaatctttaaaaaatgattatttttgaaacaagtttctcagtgtttcccaggctggccttgaagtcctaggttcaagtccttctcctgtttcagcctctatAGAGATTAGGACCATAGGCATGTATCACAATGAAGTACCTCCCCAACTCTTCCTagcaagttttaaaaaaattacatttatgtatttatttattgggggatGGGGTGCACATTCCTGGGCATgtgttggaggtcagaggacaattttgggaGTCAGTGCTCTCCTACCCACCCCAAATTCAAGGCACCCTGCTTGGCATCAAGCCCTTTTATCTACTGGTCCATCTCTTTGACCCTTTCCTAGAAAATTTTCACTTACCATCTTCTACTATGGAGTCCACAGGAACTTATCCTTAGACCCTGCCCCTTGCTGTTCCTTTGATCTGTGTCTCAATCATTGAATCAGATATAAAGTATAGTATCTTAAAATACaaaaggtggtgcacacctttaatctcaggactcaggaggcagaggcaggcggatttctgagtttgaggccagcctggtctacagagtaagttccaggacagccaggactacacagagaaaccctgtctcaaaatcaatcaatcaaacaaacaaacaatacaaagCAAGTAAGCAGCTATATTTAAGATGCTTAGTATAGTGCTGGTGAACATCTGGAGGGGAGGAAATTGAGGTTCAGAAGTTAAGCAATTTGCTTAGCTCACAAAGCAAGTATGTGGTGGCTTTGAATTTAGTCTGTCATGTTGCTGTGTTCTGCTCTTTTCATGATTATACTTTACTTTTAGAAATTAGGTATCAGtgtgataaataaaacataaagctgtatttttttttttttttgagtcaggtctccattgtagccctggctgtcctggtactcgctctgtagaccatgttggccttgaactcacagagatcctcctgcctctgcctcctccgtgCTGGTATTGAAGGAGTGTATTACCATgctgtacttttaaaatatattttattattttagtaatgTGTATATGGGTGTAAATACATGCAcaggtgagtgcaggtgcccacagaatccagaagaaggtgccagatcatCTGGATTGGAGTAACAGGTGATTGTAAGCTGCtgaatgtgggtggtgggaaccaaagtcaggtcctctgcaacaataatttatgctcttaaccaccgagcccgtttctgtcttttttttttttttaaagctaacaataaatcaggtgtggtggttcatacctgtaattccagaggcTGAATCAGGAGGCTTACTGCAAGTTTGAAGCCcacctgggctatacagtgactTCCAGGGCAACCTGAGCTACAGGCTGAACAAAGGCTAGTACtataaagaaattataaacaaTTCTTAACCTTTTGGTTGGGAGCCTAGCTTTCAACAGCTGCACCCTCTCTTCTTCTAATCAAGAACATGAATACACACTGGAATAGGAAAGGGAGATAATGCAGAGGAAGTTTTAAAATTGTAAGACTATACAGCTTACAGTTTCATGGACACAAAGTTGGAAACCTGGATGAAAGCTATGATTTTCTAAGTCAACCCAAACAACTGACGTTTTAGAAGAGATGCAGACCATACAGAAGGGCTGTGTGACAGCGCAGGATGGTAATTGCAGAAGAGTTACCCGCTCTAGTCTGGATCAAAGGCAATCGAAACACAACCTCACCCAGTTCCTCTGTCTTTCAGACTTCTGGAAGCACAGGAAAAGGCAGAATCTTCCTCAATCATGGGAGCC from the Peromyscus eremicus chromosome 8a, PerEre_H2_v1, whole genome shotgun sequence genome contains:
- the Aloxe3 gene encoding hydroperoxide isomerase ALOXE3 — encoded protein: MAVYRLCVTTGSYLKAGTLDNIYATLVGTCGESPKQKLDRVGRDFATGSVQKYKVRCAAELGEILLLRLHKERFAFFCKDPWYCSRVSITTPDGTVIHFPSYQWIEGYCTVELRPGTARTICQDSLPLLLDHRKRELQARQECYRWKIYAPGFPRMVDVSSFEEMESDKKFALTKTIPCADQDDNSGNRYVPGLPMKVDLPSLLHMEPNIRYSATKTASLIFTAIPVSLGMNIRGLLARKGSWKKLDDIRNIFWCHKTFTSEYVTAHWCEDSFFGCQYLNGVNPVMLHCLSSLPSKLPVTNDMVAPLLGPGTCLQTELERGHIFLADYWILAEAPVHCVNGRPQYVAAPLCLLWLNPQGVLLPLAIQLSQTPGPESPIFLPTDCELDWLLAKTWVRNSEFLVHENNTHFLCTHLLNEAFSMATLRQLPLCHPIYKLLLPHTRYTLQVNTIARATFLNPEGLVDTVTSIGRRGLIYLMSTGLAHFTYTDFCLPDSLRARGVLNIPNYHYRDDGLKIWAAIERFVSEIVSYYYPSDASVLQDSELQAWVGEIFTQGFLGRENSGFPSRLCTPGELVKYLTAIIFNCSAQHAAVNSGQHDFGAWMPNAPSTMRQPPPQTKGTTTMKSYLDTLPEVNTTCSSLLLFWLISQEPKDQRPLGTYPDEHFTEEAPQQSIAAFQNCLAQISRDIRERNQNLALPYTYLDPPLIENSVSI